The sequence AGCGGCAAGGTGATCGTGGGTCACCATGATGATGGTCTTCCCCAAGTCACGGTTCAGCCGCCCAAGCAAGGCCAACACTCCGCGGGCCGAGTTACGGTCGAGATCGCCCGTCGGCTCATCGGCAACGATGATCGCCGGATCCGTGACCACCGCGCGCGCAATCGCAACCCGTTGCTGCTCCCCGCCGGAAAGCTGCCCCGGGTAATGGTCCTTGCGTTCCTCGAGATCCACCATGCGCAAGACCAACTCGATATGCTCGCGCCGCTCGCGCTTGGTGAGCCGCGTGAGCAGCAGCGGCAGCTCGACGTTCTCAAAGGCGGTCAACACGGGTAATAAATTATAGAGCTGAAACACGAAGCCGATGTGCGCCGCGCGCCAGCCCGCGAGCGCCGATTCGTCCAGGCGGCTGATATCGACACCGCCGATGCGGATAGCCCCCGTATCGGGGCGATCGATCCCCGCGATCAGGTTCAGCAAGGTGCTCTTACCGGATCCAGAGGGTCCCATGAGCGCAACGAAATCCCCATCCTCGATGGTCAGATTGATGCCGGTGAGCACCGGGATCCGCCGATCGCCGCGGCGGTAGGACTTGGAAACATCGGCCACCTCGACCATCGTCCTCATCGGCAACTCATAAAGGTTCGATGCGCACCCTGGCGCCGTCGCTGACAGGCAGCGCGGGATCGATCACGACCTGATCGCCTTCCCGCAACTCCCCGCGCACGATGAGCCTGTCGCCCAAGGCTTGCGCGGACCCGATGACCACCTCCTGTGCGCGTTCGCCGTGCACGCGAAATACCACTTGTTGCTCCTGGCGGCGGACCACGGCTGCGCGCGGGATCGTCAACACCGGAAGGGTCTCACCGGCGGATAATTCCCGCGACAAGAAGGCGACCTTCGCGCTCATCTCCGGCAAGATGCGCGGATCGGGATCGAGAAATCCAATCTTAACCAGCACCGTGGCCTTGCTTCTATCCACGGTCGGCACGATGCTCCGCACCACCGCCGCGAGGCGCAGATCGGGTAAGGCGTCCAACTGCACCTCGCACGGCTGCCCGGCGCGCACGCTCGGAAAATTGGACTCGGCCACGTCCGCCTCAACCTGCAGCGAACCCATGTCGGCCAATGAAACCACGGCCCCCTTCGACTGATCAGTTGATGCCAAGGGCGCCACGATGTCGCCGAGGTCCGCGTACTTTCTTAGAATCACGCCGTCGAAAGGAGCGCGGATCGAGGTGTACTCCACGGCCACTTCGGTCTCGTGCAGGGCGCTTTCCGCGGCC is a genomic window of Pseudomonadota bacterium containing:
- a CDS encoding ABC transporter ATP-binding protein, which translates into the protein MRTMVEVADVSKSYRRGDRRIPVLTGINLTIEDGDFVALMGPSGSGKSTLLNLIAGIDRPDTGAIRIGGVDISRLDESALAGWRAAHIGFVFQLYNLLPVLTAFENVELPLLLTRLTKRERREHIELVLRMVDLEERKDHYPGQLSGGEQQRVAIARAVVTDPAIIVADEPTGDLDRNSARGVLALLGRLNRDLGKTIIMVTHDHLAA
- a CDS encoding efflux RND transporter periplasmic adaptor subunit, with amino-acid sequence MEDYSKLRIDPGAKPGAHALRKPGKSMYLAGGAIIIAILATLMGKEWLDGAVNVKVAMVSSTFPAQAHTLFNATGYVVPQRKADVASKATGRLESLHVEEGSRVKAGQVLARLENRDLLASRNRAAANVDVARAHVNEAAAALDESRLMFERTAKLVTKQFATREDYDAAQARLKKAQAALASARASVAAAESALHETEVAVEYTSIRAPFDGVILRKYADLGDIVAPLASTDQSKGAVVSLADMGSLQVEADVAESNFPSVRAGQPCEVQLDALPDLRLAAVVRSIVPTVDRSKATVLVKIGFLDPDPRILPEMSAKVAFLSRELSAGETLPVLTIPRAAVVRRQEQQVVFRVHGERAQEVVIGSAQALGDRLIVRGELREGDQVVIDPALPVSDGARVRIEPL